A DNA window from Paenibacillus andongensis contains the following coding sequences:
- the phnC gene encoding phosphonate ABC transporter ATP-binding protein — MIEFKHISKVYPNGTVGLNDINLTIHPGEFVVIVGLSGAGKSTLLRSINRLHETTDGEILIHGKSITKANGAELRRMRRDIGMIFQTFNLVKRSTVIRNVLSGRVGYHSTLRTVLGLFPKHDIELSLKALERVNIREKAYSRADELSGGQQQRVSIARALAQEAKIILADEPVASLDPLTTRQVMDDLKRINTELGITTVVNLHFIDLAREYATRIIGLRAGKVVYDGPVAEATDDVFSEIYGRAIKKDELLGVQEE; from the coding sequence ATGATTGAGTTTAAGCATATTTCCAAAGTATATCCTAACGGAACTGTTGGTTTGAATGACATTAACTTAACTATTCATCCCGGAGAGTTCGTTGTTATTGTAGGTCTATCAGGAGCAGGTAAATCTACCTTGCTGCGTTCCATTAATCGTTTGCATGAGACGACTGATGGGGAAATATTGATCCACGGCAAATCTATAACTAAGGCGAACGGTGCCGAACTACGTCGGATGCGCAGGGATATCGGGATGATCTTCCAAACCTTTAACCTAGTCAAGCGTTCAACCGTAATTCGAAACGTATTGTCTGGTCGTGTAGGCTATCATTCCACCCTGCGTACAGTTCTTGGTTTGTTTCCCAAACACGATATCGAGCTTTCCCTGAAAGCACTAGAAAGAGTCAATATTCGGGAAAAAGCTTATTCACGCGCCGACGAATTGTCCGGCGGTCAACAGCAGCGTGTTTCGATCGCGAGAGCGCTGGCACAAGAAGCGAAAATCATTTTAGCGGATGAGCCGGTAGCCTCCCTTGATCCATTAACGACAAGACAAGTGATGGATGATTTGAAACGGATTAATACAGAGCTCGGCATAACGACTGTCGTTAACCTTCACTTTATTGACCTTGCACGTGAATATGCAACTCGAATTATCGGACTTCGCGCAGGTAAAGTCGTATACGACGGACCCGTTGCGGAAGCAACAGATGATGTATTCTCCGAGATTTATGGCCGTGCGATTAAGAAAGACGAGCTCTTGGGGGTGCAGGAGGAATGA
- a CDS encoding HoxN/HupN/NixA family nickel/cobalt transporter, producing MWKSILQQRRNWAGYVGVIVLLHIFGLIGLYSVAKMTPAFWGIGLLAYTLGMRHAFDVDHIAAIDNTVRKLVQQKKNPLGVGFYFSLGHSSVVFVMAIVTAFSVQWAERELPWMQRFGGVIGASVSGLFLIIIGVLNLLILINLYKMFLKFRGGTNDDKEFEELLESRGFIARMIKPLFSFIGKSWHVYPLGFLFGLGFDTASEIALLAISAHAAKEAIPFIGVISLPLLFAAGMSLFDTADGMFMTKAYKWAFHTPVRKLYYNLTVTALAVIAALIIGVIELGQVLSEEFSLEGTFWTWLQEIDFGTLGYILVALFVVAWAISIAVWKGMKIEERWRAKV from the coding sequence ATGTGGAAATCAATACTGCAGCAGAGAAGAAACTGGGCTGGATACGTTGGTGTGATCGTCCTCTTACATATATTTGGGCTTATCGGATTATATAGTGTAGCGAAAATGACGCCTGCCTTTTGGGGGATTGGGCTCCTCGCCTACACATTAGGGATGCGGCATGCTTTCGACGTTGACCATATTGCGGCGATCGATAATACCGTACGCAAGCTCGTTCAACAGAAGAAGAACCCATTAGGTGTTGGTTTCTACTTTTCATTGGGACACTCCTCAGTCGTCTTCGTCATGGCCATTGTGACTGCATTCTCCGTACAATGGGCAGAGCGCGAGCTTCCTTGGATGCAGCGTTTTGGAGGTGTTATCGGTGCTTCGGTTTCTGGTTTGTTTCTTATCATTATTGGTGTTTTAAATTTACTCATTCTTATCAATTTATATAAAATGTTCTTGAAATTTCGCGGCGGCACCAATGACGATAAAGAGTTTGAGGAGCTTCTCGAGTCCCGTGGATTCATTGCCCGAATGATCAAACCACTTTTCTCTTTCATAGGCAAAAGCTGGCATGTATACCCGTTAGGTTTTCTATTTGGTTTAGGTTTTGATACGGCGAGCGAAATTGCGCTGCTAGCGATCTCAGCCCATGCGGCGAAGGAAGCTATTCCTTTTATTGGCGTCATTTCACTTCCTCTGCTGTTCGCGGCAGGAATGAGCCTCTTCGATACAGCCGACGGGATGTTCATGACCAAAGCTTACAAATGGGCGTTTCATACACCGGTACGCAAGCTTTACTACAATTTAACAGTGACCGCTTTGGCCGTCATTGCTGCTTTAATCATTGGCGTGATCGAGCTAGGTCAAGTTCTCTCCGAAGAATTCAGCTTGGAAGGGACCTTCTGGACGTGGCTGCAGGAGATTGATTTCGGGACGTTAGGCTATATCTTAGTTGCTCTGTTCGTGGTGGCATGGGCCATTTCCATTGCGGTTTGGAAAGGGATGAAGATAGAAGAACGCTGGCGTGCTAAAGTATAA
- a CDS encoding sensor histidine kinase, producing the protein MDYGKEWIDPMSLRVFKLFTILVPVLIIGGFEYIRHEFLLNYLTMEAGNFTITIITLLLSYLFASWMFQSIERSNEKVTIGEARRAVYEERERLARELHDDLAQTLFFLNVKLKQGDIEEAKAAVSEIDNSLRQAIFNLRTPPEEGANFQQRIHKFLENWQLVTGIELHEKLTVEENSFSSGEEVQLFGIIQEAFTNIRKHSMATQASIVLEAHPEAWRLQITDNGNGLHHGTSKGKTYGIELMQKRAAELGASFELKMKEHDEMATGTTLLVQADRRKI; encoded by the coding sequence ATGGACTATGGAAAGGAATGGATCGACCCTATGTCTCTTCGTGTTTTCAAGCTTTTTACGATTCTAGTGCCCGTTCTCATCATCGGCGGCTTTGAGTATATACGTCATGAATTTTTACTCAACTATTTAACCATGGAAGCTGGTAATTTCACGATTACCATCATTACTTTACTGCTTTCCTACCTTTTCGCTTCGTGGATGTTTCAAAGTATTGAGCGCAGCAATGAGAAAGTGACAATCGGTGAAGCACGCAGAGCCGTGTACGAAGAACGCGAGCGTTTGGCCAGAGAGCTGCATGATGACTTGGCTCAAACCCTTTTCTTCCTTAATGTGAAGTTGAAGCAAGGCGATATAGAAGAAGCCAAAGCAGCGGTGTCCGAAATCGACAACTCGTTGCGACAAGCCATTTTTAATCTAAGAACGCCACCGGAGGAAGGAGCTAACTTCCAGCAGCGCATCCACAAATTTCTGGAGAATTGGCAATTGGTGACGGGTATTGAGCTTCATGAGAAGTTAACTGTGGAGGAGAACAGCTTCTCTTCTGGAGAAGAAGTTCAACTTTTCGGCATTATACAAGAAGCGTTCACCAATATACGGAAGCATTCCATGGCAACGCAAGCTTCAATTGTTCTGGAAGCTCATCCTGAGGCATGGCGACTACAGATTACGGATAACGGAAATGGGCTGCATCACGGAACATCAAAGGGGAAGACCTACGGCATTGAATTAATGCAGAAGCGCGCTGCCGAGCTAGGTGCATCTTTCGAGCTTAAGATGAAAGAACATGACGAGATGGCAACCGGAACTACACTTTTGGTACAAGCAGATAGGAGGAAAATCTAA
- a CDS encoding response regulator, protein MLSNQPFRVLIVDDHPLARKAIRSMLEPVSDFYIVGEASSGEEAILLCGEVAPDVVLMDIHMSPMDGLEATRRIKQAYGAIRIVMLTVSDDVADLFTALQFGAQGYLLKNMDPDEWLTYLRALLDDNSEVARGMADKLFQRFRAPMGMHTEGPTPSMLTSREQEITAYVALGDNNRQIAEKLLISEHTVKNHMKNILVKLGLENRVQLTAFAIKHGLTRKGQN, encoded by the coding sequence ATGCTGAGCAATCAGCCGTTTCGCGTTCTCATCGTGGACGATCATCCACTAGCTAGGAAAGCGATACGCAGCATGCTGGAGCCTGTATCCGATTTTTATATCGTGGGGGAAGCGAGCAGCGGAGAAGAAGCTATTCTTCTTTGCGGCGAGGTCGCACCTGATGTGGTTTTGATGGATATCCATATGTCCCCTATGGATGGACTTGAAGCAACGCGACGTATTAAGCAAGCATACGGGGCTATACGTATTGTCATGCTCACCGTGTCCGATGATGTCGCTGACCTCTTCACAGCGCTGCAATTTGGAGCTCAGGGCTATTTATTAAAAAATATGGATCCTGACGAATGGCTCACTTACCTTCGCGCACTGCTCGACGATAACTCAGAAGTCGCTCGGGGAATGGCGGATAAGCTTTTCCAACGATTCCGCGCACCCATGGGTATGCACACAGAAGGTCCGACACCGAGCATGTTGACCTCTCGGGAACAGGAAATTACCGCCTATGTTGCCTTAGGAGACAACAACCGGCAGATTGCTGAAAAGCTGCTGATCTCCGAACATACGGTTAAAAATCATATGAAAAATATATTGGTAAAGCTCGGACTCGAGAATCGTGTCCAGCTCACCGCATTCGCCATTAAGCACGGATTGACACGAAAAGGACAAAACTAG
- a CDS encoding YcnI family copper-binding membrane protein, protein MFKKLMLNASIMLIGSMLLAGIASAHVVVYPKEATQGGYEKFTVRVPSEKDIPTVKVEIKFPMDAVAVSRFEPKAGWTYELAKDTAGKITGVTWKAIGDGLASTEFGEFNMQGKVADAATEIVWKAYQTYKDGSVVEWVGANGSDKPASVTTVKAKAAGGATTDSHGQVTAGSAAAGGTSSNTSLYLSIAAVVLGALSLILSLTKKRN, encoded by the coding sequence ATGTTTAAAAAACTGATGTTAAATGCAAGTATTATGTTGATTGGCTCCATGCTTCTCGCGGGAATCGCCAGCGCCCATGTTGTTGTCTATCCGAAAGAAGCCACACAAGGCGGTTACGAGAAATTTACGGTACGCGTGCCTTCTGAGAAAGACATTCCTACTGTAAAAGTAGAAATCAAATTCCCTATGGATGCTGTAGCGGTTTCTCGCTTCGAGCCCAAAGCAGGTTGGACCTACGAGCTAGCCAAAGATACAGCTGGAAAAATTACAGGTGTTACTTGGAAAGCAATCGGTGATGGACTGGCTAGCACGGAATTCGGTGAATTCAATATGCAAGGCAAGGTAGCGGATGCGGCTACGGAGATCGTATGGAAAGCCTATCAAACCTATAAAGATGGCAGCGTAGTTGAATGGGTCGGCGCTAATGGATCTGACAAGCCTGCGTCTGTAACAACAGTTAAAGCTAAAGCTGCAGGCGGTGCAACGACAGATAGCCACGGACAGGTAACGGCTGGAAGTGCTGCAGCGGGTGGCACATCATCCAACACTTCCCTCTACCTCTCCATTGCGGCAGTCGTACTTGGAGCTTTATCTCTGATCTTATCGCTTACAAAAAAGCGTAACTAA
- a CDS encoding dihydrofolate reductase yields MSISFIFAMDRNRAIGLNNKLPWHLPGDLKFFKTVTMGHPILMGRKTYDSIGKPLPGRRNVILTQNSEFEAEGCEVIHTVQEAVDAFRDQELFVIGGAEIFRLFASAVDKMYITHIEHEFEADTFMTELDLSEWTLVSSEQGERNEKNPYEYYFRIYQRKQA; encoded by the coding sequence ATGAGTATCTCATTTATTTTCGCGATGGATCGTAACCGAGCGATCGGTTTAAATAATAAATTGCCATGGCATTTACCTGGGGACCTGAAGTTTTTCAAAACCGTTACGATGGGGCACCCTATTCTCATGGGACGGAAGACATACGATTCCATTGGCAAACCTTTACCGGGCAGACGCAACGTCATTCTTACGCAGAATTCCGAGTTTGAAGCGGAGGGCTGTGAGGTCATTCACACTGTACAAGAAGCGGTTGATGCCTTCCGTGATCAGGAGCTGTTCGTTATTGGCGGAGCGGAAATTTTCCGATTGTTCGCTTCTGCAGTGGACAAGATGTACATTACGCACATCGAGCATGAGTTTGAAGCGGATACGTTTATGACCGAACTAGACTTGTCCGAATGGACGTTGGTATCCAGTGAGCAAGGCGAACGGAACGAGAAAAATCCTTACGAATACTACTTTCGAATCTACCAAAGAAAACAAGCTTAA
- a CDS encoding thymidylate synthase — translation MKAYQELLQDILTNGTKKEDRTGTGTISVFGRQMRFDLAAGFPLVTTKRVPFRLIASEMLWFIKGDTNIRYLLQHNNHIWNEWAFKKWVESADYSGPDMRNFGLRSQQDETFKLQYDEQMDEFVKKVLEDDEFAKQYGELGDVYGKQWRDWTTTQGGTIDQLKEVIHMIKTNPDSRRLIVSAWNPEDVPSMALPPCHTLFQFYVAEGKLSCQLYQRSADTFLGVPFNIAGYALLTHLIAHECGLGVGEFVHTIGDAHIYTNHMDQIQTLLSREPRDLPTLKLNKDVASIFDFDVSDIEMLDYNPHPTIKAPVAV, via the coding sequence TTGAAAGCCTATCAGGAACTATTACAAGATATTCTTACCAATGGTACGAAAAAAGAAGATAGAACAGGGACAGGGACAATTTCAGTATTTGGCAGACAGATGCGCTTCGATCTTGCGGCAGGATTTCCTTTGGTGACGACGAAAAGAGTGCCTTTTCGCTTAATTGCTAGTGAAATGCTGTGGTTTATTAAAGGCGATACGAATATTCGTTATCTGTTACAACATAATAACCATATATGGAATGAATGGGCTTTTAAGAAATGGGTGGAGAGCGCGGATTATTCGGGACCGGATATGCGTAATTTCGGGTTACGCTCACAGCAAGACGAGACATTCAAGCTTCAATATGATGAGCAAATGGATGAGTTTGTGAAAAAGGTGCTCGAGGATGACGAGTTTGCCAAGCAATACGGTGAGCTGGGGGATGTCTACGGCAAACAATGGAGGGATTGGACGACAACGCAGGGAGGCACGATTGATCAGCTCAAAGAGGTTATTCATATGATCAAAACGAACCCTGATTCTCGCCGTCTCATCGTATCTGCATGGAATCCGGAGGACGTGCCCAGTATGGCGCTTCCACCTTGTCACACCTTGTTTCAGTTTTATGTGGCGGAAGGCAAGCTATCCTGCCAATTATATCAACGCAGCGCAGATACGTTCCTCGGCGTCCCTTTCAACATCGCTGGCTATGCATTGCTGACGCATCTTATTGCGCATGAATGCGGGTTAGGCGTCGGTGAATTCGTCCATACGATCGGAGATGCCCATATCTATACGAATCATATGGATCAAATTCAAACCCTGCTCAGCCGCGAGCCGCGAGATCTGCCAACGCTCAAGCTGAATAAGGATGTCGCTTCTATATTTGATTTCGACGTTAGTGATATTGAAATGCTGGATTACAATCCGCATCCAACGATTAAAGCACCTGTGGCTGTATAA
- the queF gene encoding preQ(1) synthase, whose amino-acid sequence MSAGRSNEDLKEITLLGNQGTKYVFNYDPTLLEAFDNKHPNRDYFVKFNFPEFTSLCPVTGQPDFATLYISYIPNIKMVESKSLKLYLFSFRNHGDFHEDCVNIIMNDLIELMAPRYIEVWGKFTPRGGISIDPYCNWGQPGTKFEAMAEHRLMNHDLYPEKIDNR is encoded by the coding sequence ATGTCAGCAGGAAGAAGCAATGAAGATTTGAAAGAGATTACCTTACTAGGCAATCAAGGAACCAAGTATGTCTTCAACTATGATCCAACTTTATTAGAAGCATTCGATAACAAGCACCCGAACAGAGATTACTTTGTTAAGTTTAATTTCCCTGAATTCACTAGCTTGTGTCCCGTAACTGGTCAGCCGGATTTTGCTACACTCTACATCTCCTATATTCCGAATATTAAAATGGTTGAGAGCAAATCACTAAAGCTATACCTGTTCAGCTTCCGGAATCATGGTGATTTCCACGAGGACTGCGTCAATATTATTATGAATGATTTGATCGAGCTGATGGCGCCTCGTTATATCGAGGTTTGGGGCAAATTCACCCCGCGTGGCGGCATTTCTATTGATCCTTACTGCAACTGGGGTCAACCTGGCACGAAGTTCGAAGCGATGGCTGAGCATCGATTGATGAACCATGATCTTTATCCGGAAAAAATCGATAATCGCTAA
- a CDS encoding copper amine oxidase N-terminal domain-containing protein yields the protein MGRWKAGAVGFVCGAVFFSGLTYAATSAVGIDVYFRDIRYYFDGLNKQPSSDLQGFIYKNTTYVPLRFMSEAMGKPVAWEDATSSIYVGGKPKQLPVPEQSGNGSSSAALQVFPEDNPWNTDISKYPVHANSAGFIASIGLNSKMHADFGTVWEGAPIGIPYTIVDGNQPKVNVTFTDYTDESDPGPYPIPANALIEGGSASDGDRHVIVVDKSNQLLYELYNARFSSDGWTASNGAKWDLTSNALRTKYWTSADAAGLPIFPGLVRYEEAAAGEINHALRFTVQKTQRGFIAPATHYASSSTDPNHPPMGLRLRLRSDFDISGFSPTNRTILRALQKYGMIVADNGSNLYLSGAPNPKWDDDDLHNLGKLKGSDFEVVDTGKIEK from the coding sequence ATGGGAAGATGGAAGGCAGGCGCAGTTGGTTTCGTTTGTGGAGCCGTGTTTTTCTCCGGACTTACCTACGCGGCGACCAGTGCAGTTGGCATCGACGTTTATTTTCGCGATATTCGCTATTACTTTGACGGGTTGAACAAACAGCCCTCATCTGATTTACAAGGATTCATTTATAAAAATACGACTTATGTGCCGCTGCGCTTCATGTCTGAAGCGATGGGTAAGCCAGTCGCTTGGGAGGATGCGACCAGCTCCATCTATGTCGGGGGTAAGCCTAAACAGCTGCCTGTGCCTGAACAGTCGGGTAACGGCTCCAGTTCTGCGGCATTGCAAGTATTCCCCGAGGATAACCCTTGGAATACGGACATCTCCAAGTATCCGGTTCACGCAAACTCTGCAGGGTTCATCGCTTCGATCGGCTTGAATTCGAAGATGCATGCCGATTTCGGGACAGTCTGGGAGGGTGCTCCCATTGGCATTCCGTACACGATCGTCGATGGCAATCAACCCAAAGTGAATGTTACCTTCACGGATTACACCGACGAAAGCGATCCTGGGCCTTACCCCATTCCGGCGAATGCCCTCATAGAGGGTGGTTCCGCTAGCGACGGAGATCGTCATGTCATCGTGGTCGATAAAAGCAACCAGCTGCTATACGAGCTGTACAACGCGCGTTTTTCAAGCGATGGGTGGACAGCTTCGAATGGTGCCAAATGGGACCTTACATCCAATGCGCTAAGGACGAAATATTGGACGTCTGCAGACGCAGCGGGCTTGCCCATTTTCCCAGGACTCGTCCGATATGAAGAGGCCGCAGCAGGAGAAATCAATCATGCACTGCGTTTCACCGTGCAAAAGACGCAGCGCGGGTTCATCGCACCTGCCACTCACTACGCCTCAAGCAGTACGGATCCCAATCACCCGCCAATGGGACTAAGGCTGAGACTGCGAAGCGATTTCGATATCTCTGGCTTTTCGCCCACGAATCGGACCATCCTTCGCGCTCTTCAGAAATATGGCATGATCGTCGCCGATAACGGCAGTAATCTGTACCTCAGCGGTGCACCGAATCCGAAGTGGGATGACGATGACCTGCACAACCTCGGAAAGCTGAAGGGCAGTGATTTCGAAGTTGTTGACACCGGTAAAATCGAGAAATAA
- a CDS encoding DUF421 domain-containing protein has translation MEITMYVSIAVKLVVALVGLLVMTRLLGKKEISQLTAFDFVSSLMLSELVGNTIYDENVHLSHLVFALVVWTLLALALEKFIWTVPWISRYATGTPDLLIRDGIIDFKAMKRNNLDFGQLSMLLRENDVFSMREVAYALFETNGSISVLRQNDPASLNNGEADSPKKRVCLPESIIENGSINEAALGRLGRDKEWLKQLLQLSGISHHERVLFAEWSDSNGLFYQLK, from the coding sequence ATGGAAATTACCATGTATGTAAGCATAGCTGTAAAGTTAGTTGTTGCATTGGTTGGATTGTTGGTCATGACACGGCTTCTGGGTAAGAAAGAGATCTCTCAGCTTACGGCTTTTGATTTTGTCTCCTCCTTAATGCTCAGTGAGTTAGTTGGAAATACGATTTATGATGAAAATGTACATCTCAGCCATCTCGTCTTCGCACTTGTGGTCTGGACACTGCTTGCCCTTGCTCTTGAGAAGTTTATTTGGACAGTCCCTTGGATTTCTCGCTATGCAACCGGAACACCCGATTTACTGATCCGTGATGGGATTATCGACTTTAAGGCGATGAAGCGCAACAATTTAGACTTTGGTCAACTTAGTATGCTGCTGCGGGAAAATGATGTGTTCTCTATGAGGGAAGTCGCTTATGCGTTGTTCGAGACGAATGGCAGCATTAGCGTGCTCCGCCAAAATGATCCGGCAAGCCTAAATAATGGGGAGGCAGATTCGCCAAAGAAAAGGGTCTGCCTGCCGGAGAGTATTATTGAGAATGGGAGTATCAATGAAGCCGCACTGGGGCGTCTCGGCCGTGACAAGGAATGGCTTAAGCAGCTTCTGCAGCTGAGTGGAATCAGCCATCATGAACGGGTTCTTTTTGCAGAATGGTCTGATTCAAACGGACTTTTCTATCAGCTTAAATAG
- a CDS encoding ATP-binding protein has product MLLEKLFLNILIVLAPVLLQSVFGERWRNDPSPVVMGLLHGTASSLCLLFSYYELDLYWDLRYVPLVISSIYWGPLAGLINYIMIMLMRTYLGGDALIFGYISMTLSFIIPFIASYKLKELTGSSRIKAAILVSLSPLLVMLLILMSYVSLYKGFESFDLATIPAVISFGILLVLGTWLSSILQEIHEERFKMKVQIQKAEKMKTLGELAASIAHEVRNPLTVVQGFLQLMRPNEQGKNQQYLNIAMEELARAESIINDYLNFSKPKLTKLESFSFSDVLNNIIVLLTPMAMKNCVEITINLEDHIYIYSDRGQLQQALVNVIKNAIEATPAGGEVKVSLKRLVGRAEIKVIDNGKGMTKDQLSRIGNLFYSTKDVGTGLGTAVSIRIIETMNGEIIYDSEEGIGTTVTITLPL; this is encoded by the coding sequence ATGTTATTAGAAAAATTATTTTTGAACATTCTTATCGTCCTTGCTCCTGTCTTATTACAGAGTGTCTTTGGAGAGCGATGGCGCAATGATCCGTCACCGGTCGTGATGGGCTTACTCCATGGAACAGCCTCTTCCCTTTGTTTATTATTTTCTTACTATGAACTTGATTTGTACTGGGACTTACGTTATGTTCCCCTCGTCATTTCGAGCATCTATTGGGGACCCCTAGCAGGTCTTATTAATTACATTATGATAATGCTGATGCGCACGTATCTTGGTGGTGATGCGCTTATATTTGGATACATCAGCATGACACTCAGTTTTATTATCCCCTTTATAGCTTCTTACAAGCTCAAAGAATTAACAGGAAGCTCAAGAATAAAGGCTGCTATCTTGGTTTCGTTAAGTCCGTTACTGGTTATGCTGCTCATTTTGATGAGCTATGTGTCGCTTTACAAAGGCTTTGAATCGTTTGATCTTGCTACTATTCCTGCTGTGATCTCTTTTGGCATATTATTAGTTTTAGGAACCTGGTTATCATCCATTCTGCAAGAAATACATGAAGAAAGATTTAAAATGAAAGTTCAAATCCAAAAAGCTGAAAAAATGAAAACACTAGGCGAGCTAGCTGCCTCTATTGCCCATGAGGTTCGTAATCCGTTAACGGTTGTTCAAGGGTTTCTGCAGCTTATGCGTCCGAACGAGCAAGGGAAAAATCAACAATACCTGAATATCGCAATGGAAGAGTTAGCGAGAGCAGAATCGATTATTAATGATTACTTGAATTTTTCCAAGCCTAAACTAACCAAATTAGAATCTTTTTCATTTTCTGACGTATTAAACAACATTATTGTGCTTCTGACGCCGATGGCGATGAAGAATTGTGTTGAGATTACGATCAATCTCGAGGATCATATTTATATTTATTCGGATCGTGGTCAATTGCAGCAAGCCTTGGTGAATGTGATTAAAAATGCGATCGAAGCGACGCCTGCGGGCGGAGAGGTAAAGGTAAGCTTAAAAAGATTGGTTGGCCGAGCCGAGATTAAGGTCATTGATAATGGCAAGGGAATGACAAAAGATCAGCTATCTCGTATCGGTAATTTGTTCTATTCCACGAAAGATGTTGGAACGGGGTTAGGGACAGCGGTTAGTATTCGGATTATTGAAACGATGAATGGGGAAATAATCTACGATAGTGAGGAAGGCATCGGTACGACTGTCACAATTACTTTGCCCTTGTAA
- a CDS encoding DNA alkylation repair protein, with the protein MTFEEVMNNLEELGSEQTKKTFLRHGAQEPLFGVKVGDLKKLVKFVKKDRALTLALYDSGNTDAMYLAGLSIDPKTMTKQELQNWAKQAYWYMLTEYTVAGVAAESSSALQLAREWLQSPDELIATCGWSTYANYISITPDEKLDLHEIAQLLEQVRTTIHAERNRVRYTMNTFVITVGAYCLPLFEAATEVANEIGKVHVDVGQTACKVPLASEYIHKVESMGRVGKKKKTCIC; encoded by the coding sequence ATGACATTTGAAGAGGTAATGAATAACCTAGAGGAGCTCGGAAGCGAGCAAACGAAGAAAACGTTTCTTCGGCATGGTGCGCAGGAGCCTTTATTCGGCGTAAAAGTAGGTGATCTGAAGAAGCTGGTCAAATTCGTCAAAAAAGACCGTGCGCTAACCCTCGCTCTATACGATTCAGGCAATACGGACGCGATGTACTTAGCCGGACTCTCCATTGATCCGAAAACAATGACGAAACAAGAACTTCAGAATTGGGCGAAGCAAGCCTATTGGTATATGCTTACCGAGTATACAGTTGCGGGCGTGGCTGCAGAAAGCAGCAGCGCGCTCCAATTGGCACGGGAATGGCTGCAATCTCCCGACGAATTAATTGCCACATGCGGATGGAGCACTTATGCCAACTATATTAGTATCACACCCGATGAGAAGCTCGATCTTCATGAGATTGCGCAGCTGCTTGAGCAGGTGAGAACAACGATTCATGCGGAAAGAAATCGCGTTAGATATACAATGAACACCTTCGTGATTACGGTGGGTGCGTATTGTTTACCACTATTTGAAGCCGCGACGGAAGTCGCTAATGAGATTGGCAAGGTTCATGTCGATGTCGGTCAAACAGCTTGTAAAGTACCGCTTGCGAGTGAATATATTCATAAAGTGGAATCAATGGGCCGAGTAGGAAAGAAGAAGAAGACGTGTATTTGTTAA
- a CDS encoding transposase, which translates to MERNRYSEEFKKQTVKYILEQGKSMPQMSEELGISAGVLHNWKATYRDEFQTESVITPERVRQLEQQLREKDLEYQEKERQNQDLQEELAILKKALHIFSKEKN; encoded by the coding sequence ATGGAACGAAATCGTTATAGTGAAGAATTTAAGAAGCAGACAGTGAAGTACATCTTAGAGCAAGGTAAATCAATGCCGCAGATGTCCGAAGAGCTCGGGATATCTGCGGGTGTTCTGCACAACTGGAAAGCTACATACCGTGACGAATTTCAGACGGAGTCAGTAATTACTCCGGAAAGAGTGCGCCAGCTTGAGCAACAGTTACGTGAAAAAGATCTGGAGTACCAGGAGAAAGAACGCCAAAATCAAGATCTCCAAGAGGAACTCGCTATTTTAAAAAAGGCGCTGCACATCTTCAGCAAAGAAAAGAACTAA